The following are encoded together in the Phragmites australis chromosome 19, lpPhrAust1.1, whole genome shotgun sequence genome:
- the LOC133900305 gene encoding LOW QUALITY PROTEIN: methylesterase 17-like (The sequence of the model RefSeq protein was modified relative to this genomic sequence to represent the inferred CDS: deleted 1 base in 1 codon; substituted 1 base at 1 genomic stop codon) encodes MTQTAKYLDLWMQRASAISDPQAYRSPTSEETAMLLSLTPAHSPPALCCLTHAMHLFADKIKQVIFIAATMLPFGYQTEQDIKDGVPDLPEVGDVYNLKFGLGHDHPPARVALRKEYRNAILYQKSPHEDATLASILLRPWLATLITAKFGRDSDGIWSAVNKVRRVYIKTAHDHMVKPEQQEAXIMIRRSPPSEVTVMDTDHNPFFSAPERFLELILKFL; translated from the exons ATGACGCAGACTGCAAAATATTTGGATCTTTGGATGCAGCGAGCTTCTGCAATCAGCGATCCACAAGCTTACAGAAGTCCAACTTCTGAGGAGACAGCGATGTTGCTGTCGCTCACTCCG GCCCATAGCCCTCCTGCGCTGTGTTGCCTGACCCACGCAATGCATTTGTTCGCAGACAAGATTAAACAAGTCATCTTCATAGCAGCAACCATGCTACCGTTTGGCTACCAAACAGAACAAGACATCAAAGAT GGCGTACCTGATTTACCCGAGGTTGGTGATGTGTATAACCTGAAATTTGGTCTAGGGCATGACCATCCCCCTGCAAGGGTGGCACTGAGAAAGGAGTATCGGAACGCAATCCTGTATCAAAAGAGCCCGCATGAG GACGCCACACTTGCCTCCATCCTGCTGAGACCATGGCTAGCCACGTTGATCACTGCCAAGTTTGGCCGCGACAGTGATGGCATTTGGAGTGCTGTGAACAAGGTGCGCCGCGTGTACATAAAGACGGCACACGACCACATGGTGAAGCCGGAGCAGCAGGAGGCT TGAATTATGATCCGCCGGTCGCCACCCAGTGAGGTGACGGTTATGGACACAGACCACAACCCTTTCTTCTCTGCACCAGAGCGCTTCCTCGAGCTGATCCTCAAGTTCTTGTGA
- the LOC133900739 gene encoding WRKY DNA-binding transcription factor 70-like, with the protein MKHHHHQNNNRYLPQSSPPDHPSLACDCDHRSAMKEIAREQSLVTQLRAIVLPALQADELSELVVQMFQDILDCSSKAIADLQLHQSKARADDVLVDDKKGVRKIISDDCINEENANPHHPHKRRRSAGSVSLETPVPHCDGRQWRKYGQKNINKAKHPRSYYRCTYRQEQDCKATKTVQQQDDSAGADHSVMYTVVYHGQHTCKSNNGGDSGPNDSETNTQSTSDLVCSDSQTSISTNCSDPNDNQTSLEDDRLLHKSVDLITKTNMYEPFDITTFGSLDFDSWELDAPVRLGA; encoded by the exons AtgaagcaccaccaccaccagaacaaCAACAGATATCTTCCTCAATCTTCACCTCCTGATCACCCCTCTCTTGCCTGCGACTGCGACCACCGCTCGGCGATGAAGGAGATCGCAAGGGAGCAGTCTCTGGTGACGCAGCTGCGCGCCATCGTCCTGCCAGCGCTGCAGGCGGATGAACTCTCCGAGCTTGTTGTTCAGATGTTCCAGGACATACTGGATTGCTCCAGCAAGGCCATAGCTGACCTGCAGCTTCATCAATCCAAAGCTCGAGCTGATGATGTGCTGGTGGATGACAAGAAGGGAGTAAGGAAGATTATTTCTGATGACTGCATCAATGAGGAGAATGCTAATCCCCATCATCCGCACAAGAGACG GAGATCTGCTGGCTCGGTGTCACTTGAAACCCCTGTTCCGCACTGCGATGGTCGCCAATGGAGGAAATATGGGCAGAAGAACATCAATAAAGCAAAACACCCAAG GAGCTACTACAGATGCACCTATAGACAGGAACAAGACTGCAAAGCAACAAAGACGGTGCAACAACAAGATGACAGCGCTGGTGCTGATCATTCTGTGATGTACACGGTCGTATACCACGGCCAGCATACTTGCAAGAGCAACAATGGTGGCGATTCAGGCCCCAATGACTCTGAAACAAACACCCAAAGCACCAGTGATCTTGTTTGCAGCGACAGCCAAACCAGTATATCGACGAATTGTTCAGATCCCAATGACAATCAGACATCCCTAGAAGATGATAGGTTGCTCCACAAATCTGTGGACTTGATCACAAAGACCAACATGTATGAGCCATTCGACATTACTACGTTTGGATCCCTGGATTTTGACAGTTGGGAGTTGGATGCACCCGTGAGACTTGGAGCCTGA
- the LOC133899877 gene encoding methylesterase 17-like, producing the protein MGMAREHFVLVHGEGQGGWCWFKLRWLLESSGYRVTCIDLAGCGVDPTDPNTVRSFKQYDKPLIDLISDLPEGEKIILVGHGAGGLSVIHAMHEFVDRIRQAFFVAATMLPFGFQTDEDKKDGLPTLPLNEVELTLGAGADDPPTSVALRPEFQRDRLSQQSPEEESVLASMLLRPWPATSISTASFDGDDERLNRIKRVFIKTERDHMLSPQQQDSMVKKWPPSEVLVIDTDHSPFFSAPEQLFKLIVKSL; encoded by the exons ATGGGCATGGCAAGGGAACACTTTGTGCTTGTTCATGGTGAAGGTCAAGGAGGCTGGTGCTGGTTCAAACTCCGCTGGCTTCTTGAGAGCTCCGGCTACCGTGTCACATGCATTGATCTTGCCGGATGTGGCGTTGACCCTACCGACCCCAACACCGTTCGGTCATTCAAGCAGTACGACAAGCCGCTCATAGACCTCATCTCGGACTTGCCAGAGGGGGAAAAG ATTATTCTAGTTGGACATGGTGCTGGAGGGCTGAGTGTGAttcatgcaatgcatgaattTGTTGACAGGATCAGGCAAGCATTTTTTGTGGCAGCTACAATGCTACCATTTGGATTTCAAACTGACGAAGATAAGAaagat GGGTTACCAACTTTGCCCCTAAACGAGGTTGAGTTGACACTCGGTGCAGGAGCAGATGATCCTCCAACATCTGTTGCCTTAAGACCAGAATTCCAGCGTGATCGACTATCCCAACAAAGCCCTGAAGAG GAATCGGTCCTTGCTTCAATGCTGCTGCGTCCGTGGCCTGCAACCTCTATCAGTACTGCAAGCTTCGATGGAGATGACGAGAGATTGAATCGAATCAAACGGGTTTTCATAAAGACAGAGCGTGACCACATGTTGAGCCCTCAACAGCAAGATTCCATGGTCAAGAAATGGCCACCCAGTGAGGTTTTGGTCATAGACACGGATCACAGCCCCTTCTTCTCAGCACCAGAACAGCTCTTTAAATTGATAGTCAAATCTCTATGA
- the LOC133899889 gene encoding transcription factor WRKY19-like isoform X2 produces the protein MTLGRERELVAQLHELLLPSPSTPNRSDDGAWPASIVAEPVGSVEECLFKVESGGLLDTSRAPTTADAVCGGSRTRRRRGSKRARDDKAKDEQHDEPAGANAQPRCRKRRKKQGTTSLVTSVPNFNGYQWRRYGQKRIEGAMYPRCYYRCTRSAEQGCPAKRTVQRNDDGDDDGSGAAPKYTVVYMAEHTCKANDPLEAPVILETTAAVPSNNSTSFMKAARHDADDAPVSSSSPAAPTTGAGTESPTTSEITWSSTSGHVDDYSGLFAVHDSWVLTPAPSLLQETEDYFTGPIRSPVHIAAGGWTMDHYLQLVNEPPVSHFSAGFSF, from the exons ATGACGCTTGGGCGGGAACGGGAGCTCGTGGCGCAGCTCCACGAGCTGCTACTGCCGTCTCCCTCGACTCCGAATCGGAGCGACGACGGTGCATGGCCGGCGAGTATCGTTGCCGAGCCGGTCGGCAGCGTCGAAGAATGCTTGTTTAAGGTGGAGTCCGGCGGACTGCTGGACACCAGCCGTGCGCCTACTACGGCCGACGCGGTGTGCGGTGGGAGCaggacgcgccgccgccgggggaGCAAGAGAGCCCGGGACGACAAGGCCAAGGATGAACAACACGATGAGCCGGCTGGCGCAAATGCACAGCCTCGTTGCAGGAAAAGAAG GAAGAAGCAAGGAACCACATCACTTGTAACATCAGTGCCCAATTTCAACGGGTACCAATGGAGGAGGTACGGCCAGAAGCGAATTGAAGGTGCCATGTACCCCAG GTGCTACTACAGGTGCACACGAAGTGCAGAGCAAGGGTGCCCCGCCAAACGAACGGTGCAGCGCAACGACGACGGCGATGACGACGGCAGTGGTGCCGCCCCAAAGTACACGGTGGTGTACATGGCGGAGCACACCTGCAAGGCCAACGATCCCCTCGAGGCGCCGGTCATCCTCGAGACCACTGCCGCCGTCCCGAGTAATAACAGTACTTCATTCATGAAGGCGGCTCGTCATGACGCCGACGATGCTCCTGTATCTAGCTCTAGTCCTGCCGCTCCCACTACCGGTGCCGGGACAGAATCTCCGACGACCTCGGAAATCACATGGAGCAGTACCAGCGGGCACGTCGATGACTACAGCGGGTTGTTCGCCGTCCATGACAGCTGGGTCCTGACACCGGCTCCGTCGTTGCTCCAGGAGACGGAGGACTACTTCACCGGACCAATCCGGTCACCGGTGCACATCGCGGCAGGTGGTTGGACGATGGATCACTACCTGCAGCTCGTTAATGAGCCTCCTGTTAGCCATTTCTCAGCCGGTTTCTCTTTCTAG
- the LOC133899889 gene encoding transcription factor WRKY45-2-like isoform X1, which yields MTLGRERELVAQLHELLLPSPSTPNRSDDGAWPASIVAEPVGSVEECLFKVESGGLLDTSRAPTTADAVCGGSRTRRRRGSKRARDDKAKDEQHDEPAGANAQPRCRKRSRKKQGTTSLVTSVPNFNGYQWRRYGQKRIEGAMYPRCYYRCTRSAEQGCPAKRTVQRNDDGDDDGSGAAPKYTVVYMAEHTCKANDPLEAPVILETTAAVPSNNSTSFMKAARHDADDAPVSSSSPAAPTTGAGTESPTTSEITWSSTSGHVDDYSGLFAVHDSWVLTPAPSLLQETEDYFTGPIRSPVHIAAGGWTMDHYLQLVNEPPVSHFSAGFSF from the exons ATGACGCTTGGGCGGGAACGGGAGCTCGTGGCGCAGCTCCACGAGCTGCTACTGCCGTCTCCCTCGACTCCGAATCGGAGCGACGACGGTGCATGGCCGGCGAGTATCGTTGCCGAGCCGGTCGGCAGCGTCGAAGAATGCTTGTTTAAGGTGGAGTCCGGCGGACTGCTGGACACCAGCCGTGCGCCTACTACGGCCGACGCGGTGTGCGGTGGGAGCaggacgcgccgccgccgggggaGCAAGAGAGCCCGGGACGACAAGGCCAAGGATGAACAACACGATGAGCCGGCTGGCGCAAATGCACAGCCTCGTTGCAGGAAAAGAAG CAGGAAGAAGCAAGGAACCACATCACTTGTAACATCAGTGCCCAATTTCAACGGGTACCAATGGAGGAGGTACGGCCAGAAGCGAATTGAAGGTGCCATGTACCCCAG GTGCTACTACAGGTGCACACGAAGTGCAGAGCAAGGGTGCCCCGCCAAACGAACGGTGCAGCGCAACGACGACGGCGATGACGACGGCAGTGGTGCCGCCCCAAAGTACACGGTGGTGTACATGGCGGAGCACACCTGCAAGGCCAACGATCCCCTCGAGGCGCCGGTCATCCTCGAGACCACTGCCGCCGTCCCGAGTAATAACAGTACTTCATTCATGAAGGCGGCTCGTCATGACGCCGACGATGCTCCTGTATCTAGCTCTAGTCCTGCCGCTCCCACTACCGGTGCCGGGACAGAATCTCCGACGACCTCGGAAATCACATGGAGCAGTACCAGCGGGCACGTCGATGACTACAGCGGGTTGTTCGCCGTCCATGACAGCTGGGTCCTGACACCGGCTCCGTCGTTGCTCCAGGAGACGGAGGACTACTTCACCGGACCAATCCGGTCACCGGTGCACATCGCGGCAGGTGGTTGGACGATGGATCACTACCTGCAGCTCGTTAATGAGCCTCCTGTTAGCCATTTCTCAGCCGGTTTCTCTTTCTAG